From Rhodococcus sp. B7740, one genomic window encodes:
- the ppgK gene encoding polyphosphate--glucose phosphotransferase, whose amino-acid sequence MTQAGSDNTTAAAARQGFGVDVGGSGIKGGIVDLSTGELVGDRHKIETPQPSTPDAVARTVAEIVAHFEWTGPVGVTLPAVVTGGVARSAANIDKSWIDTDARALFAKAIGTDNVTVLNDADAAGVAEDKYGGGKGKDGVVVLLTFGTGIGSAVLHNGVLLPNTEFGHMEIDGKEAEHRAASSVKENQGLSYKEWAKEVSKVLETFEALLWPDLFIAGGGISRKSEKWIPHLTNRTPVVPATLLNTAGIVGAALAADSAVPSAETGTSAGSAH is encoded by the coding sequence ATGACACAGGCAGGTTCGGACAACACCACCGCTGCGGCAGCGCGCCAGGGATTCGGCGTGGACGTGGGCGGCAGCGGCATCAAGGGCGGAATCGTGGACCTGAGCACCGGAGAGCTCGTCGGCGACCGCCACAAGATCGAGACGCCGCAACCGTCGACCCCCGATGCCGTCGCGCGCACCGTCGCCGAGATCGTCGCGCACTTCGAATGGACCGGCCCGGTGGGCGTGACGTTGCCCGCCGTGGTGACCGGCGGTGTCGCTCGCTCGGCCGCCAACATCGACAAGTCCTGGATCGACACCGACGCCCGCGCGTTGTTCGCGAAGGCCATCGGCACCGACAACGTCACCGTGCTCAACGATGCGGATGCGGCCGGAGTGGCCGAGGACAAGTACGGCGGCGGCAAGGGCAAGGACGGAGTCGTCGTGCTGTTGACGTTCGGCACGGGGATCGGTTCGGCCGTCCTGCACAACGGGGTTCTGCTTCCCAACACCGAATTCGGCCACATGGAGATCGACGGCAAGGAAGCCGAGCATCGTGCGGCGTCGTCGGTGAAGGAGAACCAGGGACTGTCCTACAAGGAGTGGGCCAAGGAGGTCTCGAAGGTTCTCGAGACGTTCGAGGCGCTGTTGTGGCCGGATCTGTTCATCGCAGGCGGCGGCATCAGCCGCAAGAGCGAGAAGTGGATTCCGCACCTGACCAATCGCACGCCCGTGGTTCCGGCAACCCTGCTGAACACTGCCGGAATCGTCGGTGCCGCTCTCGCAGCGGACTCCGCCGTACCGTCCGCCGAGACCGGTACGTCCGCGGGATCGGCACACTGA
- a CDS encoding RNA polymerase sigma factor has translation MAATDIRQTVDSETESATPAPAVKAPAAKAPAKKAPAKRAAAKKAPAKKAAAKKTAAAPASGDDADESTPGIEDIDISEGDLAAAANDVVEVVAAGDDTEEDVTAEPTAEDKASGDFVWDEEESEALRQARKDAELTASADSVRAYLKQIGKVALLNAEEEVELAKRIEAGLFAVEKMRESAEKGEKLPVAQRRDMTWICRDGNRAKNHLLEANLRLVVSLAKRYTGRGMAFLDLIQEGNLGLIRAVEKFDYTKGYKFSTYATWWIRQAITRAMADQARTIRIPVHMVEVINKLGRIQRELLQDLGREPTPEELAKEMDITPEKVLEIQQYAREPISLDQTIGDEGDSQLGDFIEDSEAVVAVDAVSFTLLQDQLQSVLETLSEREAGVVRLRFGLTDGQPRTLDEIGQVYGVTRERIRQIESKTMSKLRHPSRSQVLRDYLD, from the coding sequence GTGGCAGCCACCGATATCCGTCAGACCGTAGATTCCGAAACCGAGTCTGCGACACCTGCACCTGCTGTCAAGGCACCCGCTGCGAAGGCACCGGCAAAGAAGGCTCCCGCCAAGCGCGCCGCAGCCAAGAAGGCACCGGCGAAGAAGGCCGCAGCAAAGAAGACAGCAGCCGCACCGGCATCCGGGGACGACGCCGACGAGAGCACTCCCGGCATCGAGGACATCGACATCTCCGAGGGCGACCTCGCCGCTGCCGCCAACGATGTCGTCGAGGTGGTCGCTGCAGGTGACGACACCGAGGAGGACGTCACCGCCGAGCCGACCGCCGAGGACAAGGCATCCGGTGACTTCGTCTGGGACGAAGAAGAGTCCGAGGCACTGCGCCAGGCCCGTAAGGACGCCGAGCTCACCGCGTCCGCCGACTCCGTCCGCGCCTACCTCAAGCAGATCGGCAAGGTCGCGCTCCTCAACGCAGAGGAGGAAGTCGAACTGGCCAAGCGCATCGAGGCCGGCCTGTTCGCGGTCGAGAAGATGCGCGAGTCCGCGGAGAAGGGCGAGAAGCTCCCCGTTGCGCAGCGCCGCGACATGACGTGGATCTGCCGTGACGGTAATCGCGCCAAGAATCACCTCCTCGAGGCAAACCTTCGTCTCGTCGTCTCCCTCGCCAAGCGCTACACCGGCCGTGGCATGGCTTTCCTGGACCTCATTCAGGAAGGCAACCTCGGTCTGATCCGCGCGGTCGAGAAGTTCGACTACACGAAGGGCTACAAGTTCTCGACGTACGCCACGTGGTGGATCCGACAGGCGATCACCCGGGCCATGGCCGACCAGGCCCGCACCATCCGTATTCCGGTGCACATGGTCGAGGTCATCAACAAGCTCGGCCGTATCCAGCGCGAGCTGCTCCAGGATCTGGGCCGCGAACCCACCCCTGAAGAGCTGGCGAAGGAAATGGACATCACGCCGGAGAAGGTGCTGGAGATCCAGCAGTACGCGCGTGAGCCGATCTCGCTCGACCAGACCATCGGTGACGAGGGCGACAGCCAGCTCGGCGACTTCATCGAGGATTCCGAGGCGGTCGTCGCCGTGGACGCCGTGTCGTTCACGCTGCTCCAGGATCAGCTGCAGTCGGTTCTCGAGACGCTGTCCGAGCGCGAGGCGGGCGTGGTTCGACTGCGATTCGGCCTCACCGACGGTCAGCCCCGCACCCTCGACGAGATCGGTCAGGTCTACGGTGTCACGCGCGAGCGGATCCGTCAGATCGAGTCCAAGACGATGTCCAAGCTGCGGCACCCGTCGCGTTCTCAGGTACTGCGCGACTACCTGGACTGA
- a CDS encoding DUF7455 domain-containing protein produces MPGTLTSPQLTAADRCDRCGAGARARVVLSTGGELLFCGHHATEHEARLREVNATVMTESDSTV; encoded by the coding sequence ATGCCCGGAACATTGACCAGCCCACAATTGACAGCAGCGGACCGGTGCGACCGGTGCGGTGCAGGGGCTCGCGCGCGTGTCGTGCTCTCGACCGGTGGAGAACTTCTCTTCTGCGGTCACCACGCCACCGAGCACGAAGCCCGTTTGCGTGAAGTGAACGCAACGGTGATGACCGAATCGGACTCCACGGTGTAA
- a CDS encoding EamA family transporter has product MASTSTSLSGASKLGIPSLFVIGALCMYVGAAIGVFLFDTVDPAAVAWLRGFGAALVLVLWRRPWRRRAGAGAWTVRRAITAAAFGGATIGMNAMFYEAIARLPLGAAVAIEFLGPIAVAAAGSRRPADVCALLLVVAGVGAIASAQFEGGEVGLVGIAFALGSAALWAAYIVLGKSVADAGQGLDDMAAGFAIASVLLAVPLFGPFAVAHPNALGDWRIWVLGLGVGLLSSVVPYVLDQYVLVRVGRARFALLLALLPATATVVGAVVLTQIPTTYEALGILAVIVAVVVGGLPTRRDRVVADIPPP; this is encoded by the coding sequence GTGGCTTCGACTTCTACTTCGCTCTCCGGCGCATCGAAGCTGGGTATCCCCTCGCTGTTCGTGATCGGTGCGCTGTGCATGTACGTCGGTGCGGCGATCGGTGTGTTCCTGTTCGACACCGTCGATCCGGCCGCGGTGGCGTGGCTGCGCGGGTTCGGTGCGGCGCTGGTGTTGGTGCTCTGGCGGCGGCCGTGGCGGCGTCGGGCCGGTGCCGGCGCATGGACCGTGCGTCGGGCGATCACGGCCGCCGCGTTCGGCGGTGCGACGATCGGCATGAACGCGATGTTCTACGAGGCGATCGCCAGGTTGCCGCTCGGCGCGGCCGTGGCCATCGAGTTTCTCGGGCCGATCGCGGTCGCCGCTGCCGGGTCCAGAAGGCCTGCCGACGTGTGCGCGCTGCTGCTGGTGGTGGCCGGCGTCGGAGCCATCGCCTCTGCGCAGTTCGAGGGCGGCGAGGTGGGGTTGGTCGGGATCGCGTTCGCGCTGGGCTCGGCGGCGCTGTGGGCTGCCTACATCGTGCTGGGCAAGTCGGTTGCCGACGCAGGCCAGGGACTCGACGACATGGCTGCCGGTTTCGCAATCGCGTCCGTGCTCCTGGCCGTTCCCTTGTTCGGGCCGTTCGCGGTCGCGCACCCGAATGCGTTGGGAGACTGGCGGATCTGGGTTCTCGGTTTGGGCGTCGGGCTGTTGTCGAGTGTGGTTCCCTACGTTCTCGATCAGTACGTCCTGGTGCGAGTGGGCCGGGCCCGCTTCGCGTTGTTGCTGGCTCTGCTTCCGGCAACGGCGACGGTGGTCGGTGCCGTGGTGCTGACTCAGATTCCGACGACGTACGAGGCTCTCGGAATCCTGGCCGTCATCGTGGCAGTCGTGGTCGGTGGGCTGCCGACCCGAAGAGATCGGGTCGTTGCCGACATTCCGCCGCCCTGA
- a CDS encoding DUF952 domain-containing protein: MTSKQDDLVHICTAGEWLAMRGRADYTPDSYESVGFVHLSTPEQVHLPANRLFPGRTDLVLLRVDPTRLTAPVRWEPGVPSDPESMRFPHLYGPLPIAAVTAVLDYRPGPDGTFGVPQV; the protein is encoded by the coding sequence GTGACCAGCAAGCAGGACGACCTCGTTCACATCTGTACGGCAGGGGAGTGGCTCGCGATGCGTGGTCGGGCCGACTACACCCCGGACTCGTACGAATCCGTGGGCTTCGTGCATCTGTCCACACCCGAGCAAGTGCACTTGCCTGCGAACCGGCTCTTCCCGGGCCGCACGGATCTGGTTCTGCTACGGGTCGATCCGACTCGTCTGACTGCACCCGTTCGGTGGGAACCGGGGGTACCGTCCGATCCGGAGTCCATGCGCTTTCCGCACCTGTACGGACCGCTTCCGATCGCGGCCGTCACGGCAGTGCTCGACTATCGGCCGGGGCCTGACGGAACGTTCGGGGTGCCGCAGGTGTGA